A DNA window from Aminivibrio sp. contains the following coding sequences:
- a CDS encoding formate--tetrahydrofolate ligase, producing the protein MPSDIEIAQSAQLRPIVGIAEKLGIGEDDLELYGKYKAKISPSVWERVKNNPDGKLILVTAITPTPAGEGKTTTTVGLSQALAKLGQKVSFAIREPSLGPSFGVKGG; encoded by the coding sequence ATACCGAGCGACATAGAGATTGCCCAGAGCGCGCAGCTCAGGCCCATCGTCGGGATCGCCGAGAAACTCGGAATAGGCGAGGACGACCTTGAACTCTACGGCAAATACAAGGCCAAGATCTCCCCGTCGGTGTGGGAGCGGGTGAAGAACAACCCCGACGGAAAGCTCATCCTCGTCACCGCCATCACCCCCACCCCGGCAGGGGAGGGAAAGACCACGACCACCGTCGGGCTTTCCCAGGCTCTGGCGAAGCTCGGTCAGAAGGTCAGTTTCGCCATCCGGGAACCGTCCCTCGGTCCCAGCTTCGGCGTCAAGGGCGG
- the hydA gene encoding dihydropyrimidinase, with product MYDLVIRGGTVVTPEALLATDIGIFGEKIAALGDGLEGKSETDASGKLVLPGIIDPHVHFSLPVGAAVSSDDFYSGSVAAACGGVTAVIDFTVGAPERTMAEDLRNRLEDARPSVVDYSFHGEVVGWRPGRTAEIADAMARGIKSFKFFTAYGASGRRTDTGPLYHAFRAIAEGDGVALVHAEDDSMIEAAAALLSKEAWGRMGTVAEVRSDLCEGSAVNSVAWIAARTGVRCHIVHLSSALGLAEVEAARTRGAAMTAETCPQYLLLTSGVYEGPQGHLYSATPALRTPDDNKALWRGLASGAVDFAATDHCPFTRTQKEWKGAFDRLPGGLPGVETLLPLLYSEGVLKEKLSLCDLVRVTSEQAAKLYGLYPKKGCLLPGSDADLVIFDPEDAWTIRAGALRMNVDFSPYEGMEVRGKVWQTVSRGEIIYADGRFLGRRGRGKFLPR from the coding sequence ATGTATGACTTGGTGATCAGGGGCGGGACGGTGGTCACACCGGAGGCCCTTCTCGCCACCGATATCGGGATTTTCGGGGAAAAAATCGCCGCCCTCGGTGACGGCCTGGAAGGAAAATCTGAGACGGATGCCTCGGGAAAACTGGTTCTCCCCGGAATTATCGATCCCCACGTGCATTTTTCCCTTCCCGTGGGCGCTGCCGTGTCGAGCGACGATTTCTATTCCGGGTCCGTGGCCGCGGCCTGTGGGGGCGTGACTGCCGTGATCGATTTTACCGTGGGGGCTCCCGAGCGGACCATGGCGGAAGACCTGCGGAACCGCCTCGAGGACGCCCGCCCGTCGGTGGTGGATTATTCCTTCCACGGGGAAGTTGTCGGCTGGCGGCCGGGCCGAACCGCTGAAATAGCTGACGCCATGGCCCGGGGGATAAAAAGTTTCAAGTTTTTCACGGCCTACGGGGCTTCGGGAAGGAGAACCGATACTGGGCCCCTCTACCATGCCTTTCGGGCGATAGCGGAAGGAGACGGGGTGGCTCTGGTTCACGCGGAGGACGACAGTATGATCGAGGCCGCCGCCGCACTTCTCTCCAAGGAGGCGTGGGGGCGGATGGGAACCGTGGCGGAAGTCCGCTCCGACCTGTGCGAGGGCTCGGCGGTGAATTCCGTTGCGTGGATCGCCGCCAGGACAGGCGTGCGGTGCCACATCGTCCACCTCAGCTCCGCCCTCGGACTCGCGGAAGTGGAGGCGGCACGAACGAGGGGAGCTGCCATGACGGCGGAGACCTGCCCCCAGTACCTGCTGCTCACATCAGGCGTCTACGAAGGGCCCCAGGGGCACCTCTATTCCGCTACGCCTGCCCTCAGGACCCCTGATGACAACAAAGCGCTCTGGCGCGGCCTTGCTTCCGGCGCGGTGGATTTCGCCGCCACGGACCACTGCCCCTTCACCAGGACCCAGAAGGAATGGAAGGGAGCTTTCGACCGCCTTCCCGGAGGCCTGCCTGGAGTGGAGACCCTCCTTCCCCTTCTCTACTCGGAGGGGGTGCTCAAGGAAAAGCTTTCCCTGTGCGACCTTGTCCGTGTGACATCGGAACAGGCGGCGAAACTCTACGGTCTGTATCCAAAGAAAGGGTGCCTCCTTCCCGGCTCCGACGCAGACCTGGTCATCTTCGACCCCGAGGATGCCTGGACTATCCGTGCGGGCGCCTTGAGAATGAACGTGGACTTTTCCCCCTACGAGGGGATGGAGGTCAGGGGAAAGGTATGGCAGACCGTCTCCCGGGGGGAGATCATCTATGCCGACGGACGGTTTCTCGGCAGGAGGGGGAGGGGAAAGTTCCTTCCGAGATGA